Sequence from the uncultured Flavobacterium sp. genome:
ACAATCTTGGGCAAATTATTATGCTAAGTTTATAAAAGCATATGAAAAAGAAGGCATTCCAATTTGGGGATTAACCATTCAAAATGAGCCAATGGCAAAACAAAGATGGGAATCCTGCATTTATACTCCGGAAGCCGAAAGAGATTTTCTAAAAAACTTTCTTGGACCAACTTTAGAAAAAGAAGGACTTAGTTCTAAAAACATTATCATTTGGGACCACAATCGCGGAGATATGTTAGAAACAAGAGCCAAACTGGTTTTCTCAGATCCTGAAGTTTCAAAATACGCCTGGGGAATTGGATTTCACTGGTATGAAACATGGAATGGCGGAACTCCGAAATTTGAATCAGTAGGGAAAGTTCACGCAGAATTTCCAAACAAAAATTTACTTTTCACAGAAGGTTGTATCGAAAAATTTGACGCCACAAGATTTCAGTTTTGGGGAAATGCAGAACGATACGGAATCAATATGATCAACGATTTCAATAACGGAACTGTAGGCTGGACAGATTGGAATATTCTTCTGGACCAAAACGGAGGACCAAACCACGTTGGTAATTTTTGCTTTGCGCCAATTCATGCAGACACCACAAAAGACGAATTAATATACACTCCAATGTACTATTATATTGGTCATTTCTCAAAATTTATCCGACCAAATGCTAAGAGAATAATTGAAACTATTAGCGATAAAACATTAATAAGCACCTCATTTAAAAATTCTGATAACAAGATAATTACCATTGTTATGAACCAGTCAGAAAAAGAAGTTGTTTACACGCTAATAAACCACGATACAAAAACCACAATCACTATTCCGGCTCATGCTATGCAAACTATTATAAACTAGCAGCCGCACTAACTAAAAAACTATAAAAATGAAACCTATTTTAAAAA
This genomic interval carries:
- a CDS encoding glycoside hydrolase family 30 protein; the protein is MKITNRILIAPILVLQLSCSSSKVVNNSSVSASKSNKKVEVYTTAENTKLRLSLSNDLISKETNSTVSIILDPEKTDQTFLGIGGAITDASAEVFAKLSPKKQQEFLTAYYDKNKGIGYTLARTNIHSCDFSSDSYTYVAEGDKDLKTFNIDHDRKYRIPLIKKAIETAGGKLTLFASPWSPPAFMKDNNDILHGGVLLPEFAQSWANYYAKFIKAYEKEGIPIWGLTIQNEPMAKQRWESCIYTPEAERDFLKNFLGPTLEKEGLSSKNIIIWDHNRGDMLETRAKLVFSDPEVSKYAWGIGFHWYETWNGGTPKFESVGKVHAEFPNKNLLFTEGCIEKFDATRFQFWGNAERYGINMINDFNNGTVGWTDWNILLDQNGGPNHVGNFCFAPIHADTTKDELIYTPMYYYIGHFSKFIRPNAKRIIETISDKTLISTSFKNSDNKIITIVMNQSEKEVVYTLINHDTKTTITIPAHAMQTIIN